A genomic region of Gemmata massiliana contains the following coding sequences:
- a CDS encoding Gfo/Idh/MocA family protein: MVRIGIVGLGFMGRIHFLASQRLTVAKVTAICSRDAAKRAGDWRNTRGNFGPEPGQVDLTGVKAYADLSEMLADPDIDLVDVCTVTDQHTPIVLAALKAGKHVLVEKAIALSPQEADAMVAAAKSAGKLLMVAHVLPFFPEFRFAAEIISGGLYGKVVGAHFKRVIAKPDWSADIGDAAKTGGPAVDLHIHDTHFIGLVCGVPKHVFSVGMVESDAVTYLTTSYLYGPGGPAVTCSSGAVSMGGRPFVHGYEIYLEKATLLYDSGGVPLTLLTADGRSTQPELPGGGDALSAFSDELQAAVTGVTTGTEPALLSGQLARDALVLCHREIESVKLGKPVAIS; the protein is encoded by the coding sequence ATGGTACGGATCGGAATAGTGGGCTTGGGCTTCATGGGTCGGATTCACTTCCTCGCGAGCCAGCGCCTCACGGTTGCGAAGGTCACGGCCATTTGCAGCCGCGACGCGGCCAAGCGCGCGGGCGACTGGCGCAACACGCGCGGGAACTTCGGTCCCGAACCCGGGCAGGTCGATCTCACGGGCGTGAAAGCCTACGCGGACCTGAGCGAAATGCTCGCGGACCCCGACATCGACCTCGTTGATGTGTGTACGGTCACCGACCAGCACACGCCGATCGTGCTCGCCGCGCTCAAGGCCGGCAAGCACGTACTCGTGGAGAAGGCGATCGCGCTGTCGCCGCAGGAGGCCGACGCGATGGTGGCCGCGGCCAAGAGCGCGGGCAAGCTCCTGATGGTCGCGCACGTGCTGCCGTTCTTCCCGGAATTCCGGTTCGCGGCCGAGATCATTTCCGGCGGGCTGTACGGGAAGGTGGTCGGGGCGCACTTCAAGCGCGTGATCGCGAAACCGGACTGGTCCGCGGACATCGGCGACGCCGCGAAGACCGGCGGACCGGCCGTCGACCTGCACATCCACGACACGCACTTCATCGGCCTTGTGTGCGGCGTGCCCAAACACGTGTTCTCGGTGGGCATGGTCGAGAGCGACGCGGTGACGTATCTCACCACGTCCTACCTCTACGGCCCGGGCGGTCCCGCGGTGACGTGCTCCAGCGGGGCGGTGAGTATGGGGGGGCGCCCGTTCGTTCACGGCTACGAGATCTACCTGGAGAAAGCGACGCTGCTGTACGACTCCGGTGGCGTCCCGTTGACGCTGTTGACGGCGGACGGGCGCTCTACGCAGCCCGAGTTGCCTGGTGGGGGCGACGCGCTCTCGGCGTTCTCGGACGAACTCCAAGCTGCGGTGACCGGCGTAACCACGGGGACGGAGCCGGCGCTGTTGAGTGGGCAACTGGCGCGGGACGCGCTGGTGCTGTGCCACCGGGAAATCGAGTCTGTGAAGCTGGGTAAGCCGGTCGCCATCAGTTAG
- a CDS encoding trypsin-like peptidase domain-containing protein has translation MRVAVSLLVLSAFALALPAQDRETTADDLLRAVERKLVAANERAGPCIACVVVSRSEKYPKPTSDVPGALGTFDPKQFAKDNPNGGEQLAKALDLSDPRAVADHGFACGVVIDDKGLVLTPYHVVDGATKIYVHLPGAAGSYADIHAADACHDLAVLRLLSPPAGLKAIKFADVRLTQRDGPRGNVTSGKLAVLVASAYVPNLPINKPSAALGSVTNVRHHLPIQGLDQRQRRLDDYYLHGPFLEHDAKLNTGISGAALLNLDGEMIGLTTSAPVPGLGEKQPEYAFPLTDQRLRVIEVLRRGEEVEIGFLGVLLGTNFASLTVSGTTPLGPAAKAGISPGDVITHIDGATVRNYDDLLGHIGSALAGTKVTLTIGNTRDVTLALGKWQHTRPVIASVRPDPVFGLRVDHDSILAQTVGERARATTPKNIPVGVSIGTLAPNSPAEAAFKKLGDDPQKRWLVTHVNGKAVTTPAEFYAAAKGQKTIKLTVIDPTEAKRQEREVSFP, from the coding sequence ATGCGAGTTGCCGTGTCACTGCTGGTGCTGTCCGCGTTCGCCCTGGCACTCCCCGCCCAGGACCGGGAAACGACCGCGGACGATCTGCTCCGGGCCGTCGAGCGCAAACTCGTTGCCGCGAACGAGCGCGCCGGGCCGTGCATCGCGTGCGTGGTCGTGTCGCGGAGCGAGAAGTATCCAAAGCCGACCAGCGACGTACCGGGCGCCCTCGGCACGTTCGACCCGAAGCAGTTCGCGAAGGACAATCCGAACGGGGGCGAGCAACTGGCCAAGGCGCTCGACCTGTCGGACCCGCGAGCCGTTGCCGACCACGGGTTCGCGTGCGGGGTGGTCATCGACGATAAGGGACTCGTCCTCACCCCCTACCACGTCGTCGACGGCGCGACCAAGATCTACGTCCACTTGCCCGGCGCGGCCGGGTCTTACGCGGACATCCACGCGGCCGATGCGTGCCACGACCTCGCGGTGTTGAGGCTACTCAGCCCGCCCGCGGGGTTGAAAGCAATCAAATTCGCAGACGTGCGGCTCACGCAGCGCGACGGCCCTAGAGGGAACGTTACCTCCGGCAAGCTCGCCGTACTGGTCGCAAGTGCTTACGTACCAAATCTGCCAATCAATAAGCCGAGCGCGGCGCTCGGCAGCGTAACGAACGTGCGTCACCACCTCCCCATCCAGGGCTTGGACCAGCGCCAGAGGCGCTTGGATGATTATTACCTCCACGGCCCGTTTTTGGAACACGATGCCAAGCTGAATACGGGCATCAGTGGCGCCGCGCTCCTGAACCTCGACGGCGAGATGATCGGTCTGACGACGAGCGCGCCGGTGCCGGGGCTTGGCGAAAAGCAGCCCGAGTACGCTTTCCCTTTAACTGACCAGCGCCTCCGAGTAATCGAAGTTCTGCGGCGCGGGGAAGAAGTTGAAATCGGGTTTCTCGGCGTGTTACTGGGCACCAACTTCGCGTCCCTCACGGTGAGCGGTACGACCCCGCTCGGCCCGGCCGCAAAAGCCGGTATCAGCCCCGGGGACGTCATCACGCACATCGACGGCGCCACGGTCCGAAACTACGACGATTTGCTGGGTCATATCGGGTCGGCCCTTGCCGGTACAAAGGTGACACTCACCATTGGCAACACGCGCGACGTCACTCTCGCACTCGGTAAGTGGCAGCACACTCGTCCCGTGATCGCCTCCGTTCGCCCGGACCCGGTATTCGGGTTGCGCGTCGACCACGACAGCATCCTTGCGCAAACTGTGGGCGAGCGCGCCCGAGCGACCACACCCAAGAACATTCCGGTTGGCGTGTCGATCGGCACCCTCGCACCGAATTCGCCCGCTGAAGCGGCCTTCAAGAAACTGGGAGACGACCCGCAAAAGCGCTGGCTCGTCACGCACGTGAATGGCAAAGCGGTCACGACCCCCGCCGAGTTCTATGCGGCCGCGAAGGGTCAAAAGACCATCAAGCTGACAGTTATTGACCCGACCGAAGCGAAGCGCCAGGAGCGCGAAGTGAGCTTCCCATGA
- the truD gene encoding tRNA pseudouridine(13) synthase TruD — protein MKLKQQPEDFRVEELTDTVPADAGDFALYRLDKTGWTTPDALAAIRRRWQLDFRRLSYGGLKDRHAVTSQHVTVFRGAKRNLSHERVTLAYLGQCAEPFTAANIRANRFTLALRSLSDSAVAHAEDALREVAVAGVPNYFDDQRFGSVGEAEEFVAKEMVFGRFERALWLALAAPYEFDRADAKREKATLIELWGKWPECQAKLPKGHARSLVSYLAAHPTDFKGAVARLRPELQGLYLSAYQSYLWNKMLAAWLTATLGAENLTTVELKLGRVPVPVRVPEGHRAAWESLTLPLPSARVKPAPDAAWQPIVEEALKSEGLTLAELKVKGMQKPFFSKGDRSACVRPENLSHTAEADELNRGRKKLVLRFDLPRGSYATMLVKRVTGN, from the coding sequence ATGAAACTGAAGCAGCAGCCGGAGGACTTCCGGGTCGAGGAACTGACCGACACCGTGCCCGCGGACGCGGGCGATTTCGCGCTCTACCGGCTCGACAAGACCGGTTGGACCACGCCGGACGCGCTCGCGGCGATCCGCCGGCGCTGGCAACTCGACTTCCGCCGCCTGAGTTACGGCGGGCTGAAGGATCGCCACGCGGTGACCTCGCAGCACGTCACCGTGTTCCGCGGGGCGAAGCGGAACCTGTCCCACGAGCGCGTGACGCTCGCGTACCTCGGTCAGTGCGCGGAACCGTTTACCGCGGCCAACATCCGTGCGAACCGCTTCACGCTCGCGCTCCGCTCCCTGAGTGATAGTGCCGTCGCCCACGCCGAAGACGCGCTTCGCGAAGTCGCCGTTGCGGGAGTGCCGAACTACTTCGACGATCAGCGGTTTGGTTCGGTCGGGGAGGCAGAAGAGTTCGTCGCGAAGGAGATGGTGTTCGGGCGGTTCGAGCGGGCACTATGGCTGGCGCTCGCGGCGCCCTACGAGTTCGACCGGGCCGATGCGAAGCGCGAAAAGGCCACGCTCATCGAGTTGTGGGGCAAGTGGCCCGAGTGCCAGGCGAAACTGCCGAAGGGCCACGCCCGCAGCCTGGTCAGTTACCTCGCCGCGCACCCGACCGACTTCAAGGGCGCGGTCGCGCGGTTGCGGCCGGAACTTCAGGGGCTGTATCTGTCTGCGTACCAGAGCTACCTCTGGAACAAGATGCTGGCCGCGTGGCTCACCGCGACGCTCGGCGCGGAGAACCTGACCACGGTGGAACTGAAACTCGGGCGCGTTCCCGTGCCAGTGCGCGTGCCGGAAGGACACCGTGCTGCATGGGAATCGCTCACCCTTCCGCTGCCCTCCGCGCGCGTGAAGCCCGCTCCCGATGCCGCGTGGCAGCCGATCGTCGAAGAAGCGCTGAAATCAGAGGGGCTAACGCTTGCGGAGTTAAAGGTAAAGGGGATGCAGAAGCCGTTCTTCTCGAAGGGCGACCGCTCCGCGTGCGTGCGCCCGGAGAACTTGAGCCACACCGCGGAGGCCGACGAACTGAACCGCGGGCGCAAGAAACTGGTGCTCCGCTTCGACCTCCCGCGCGGCAGCTACGCGACGATGCTGGTGAAGCGCGTTACGGGCAATTGA
- a CDS encoding sugar phosphate isomerase/epimerase family protein has protein sequence MKYAICNETFEGWEHARVCARVAELGYTGLEVAPFTLAPRITDVSAARRSELRKQAESAGVQIIGLHWLLAKTEGFHLTSPDAATRKRTGEYLAELSHAAADLGGDILVLGSPFQRNLAEGITREQGEAFAADALAHCLPALERDRVYLCLEPLTPAETNFMTTAAEGVALARKLAHPFVKLHLDVKAMAAESAPTPDVIRANREYMHHFHANDPNKRGPGFGNTDFKPIFQALKDVNYVGWVSVEVFDYSPDPDTIARDSIRYMRECAG, from the coding sequence ATGAAGTACGCCATCTGCAACGAAACGTTCGAGGGCTGGGAGCACGCCCGCGTCTGCGCCCGGGTCGCGGAACTGGGCTACACCGGTCTCGAAGTCGCCCCGTTCACGCTCGCCCCGCGCATTACCGACGTGAGCGCCGCGCGCCGGTCCGAGCTGCGCAAGCAAGCGGAATCAGCGGGCGTACAGATCATCGGCCTCCACTGGCTGCTCGCGAAAACCGAGGGCTTTCATCTGACTTCACCCGACGCCGCGACGCGCAAGCGCACGGGGGAGTACCTCGCGGAACTGTCGCACGCCGCGGCCGACCTGGGCGGTGACATCCTCGTACTCGGGTCACCCTTCCAGCGCAACCTCGCCGAAGGAATCACCCGCGAGCAGGGTGAAGCGTTCGCGGCCGACGCTCTCGCGCACTGCCTCCCGGCACTGGAACGCGACCGCGTGTATTTGTGTCTGGAACCTCTCACGCCGGCGGAAACAAACTTCATGACCACCGCCGCAGAGGGCGTCGCTCTCGCGCGGAAACTGGCGCACCCGTTCGTGAAACTGCACCTCGACGTGAAGGCAATGGCGGCGGAGTCCGCACCCACGCCGGACGTGATTCGCGCCAACCGCGAGTACATGCACCACTTTCACGCCAACGACCCGAACAAGCGCGGACCGGGCTTCGGTAACACCGACTTCAAACCCATCTTCCAGGCGCTCAAAGACGTGAACTACGTCGGCTGGGTATCGGTCGAGGTGTTCGACTACTCCCCCGACCCCGATACCATCGCCCGCGACAGCATCCGCTACATGCGCGAATGCGCGGGGTAG
- a CDS encoding helix-turn-helix domain-containing protein, whose translation MNKPRKFVRTLTAAERRALERGRKSADAFTVRRSQILLASAGRMGPAEVGRVVGCTAQAVRNAVRAFETDGLGCLAAKSHARKDPGRVWDRGRDEDLKDLLPRRPRAFGKPTSLWTLALVAEVCHQKGWTSRVLSVEPIRQALKRLGVGWKRAKHWITSPDPEYVKKKGVGTG comes from the coding sequence ATGAACAAGCCCCGTAAATTCGTCCGTACGCTCACGGCCGCCGAGCGGCGGGCGTTGGAGCGAGGCCGGAAGTCGGCCGATGCGTTCACCGTCCGCCGCTCGCAGATCCTGTTGGCGAGTGCCGGGCGGATGGGGCCGGCCGAAGTCGGGCGGGTGGTCGGGTGTACCGCCCAAGCGGTCCGCAACGCCGTCCGGGCGTTCGAGACCGACGGCCTGGGATGCTTGGCCGCCAAGTCGCATGCCCGCAAGGATCCCGGCCGGGTATGGGACCGGGGGCGGGACGAGGACCTCAAGGATCTCCTCCCCCGCCGGCCCCGAGCGTTCGGCAAGCCGACGAGCCTGTGGACCCTGGCGTTGGTGGCCGAGGTGTGCCACCAGAAGGGATGGACGTCCCGGGTGCTGTCGGTCGAGCCGATCCGACAGGCGTTGAAGCGTCTCGGGGTCGGGTGGAAGCGGGCCAAGCACTGGATCACCAGCCCGGACCCCGAATACGTCAAGAAAAAAGGCGTCGGGACCGGCTGA
- a CDS encoding DUF932 domain-containing protein — translation MRTGVGEAEGPSYRLASQIDQIIGLAEAGRGNDLPSIRNTFWSAYNGVNEWLGYSRGRSQATWLDSLWFGDGAAVNKTALEIAIEMAA, via the coding sequence GTGCGGACGGGTGTGGGCGAGGCGGAAGGTCCGTCGTACCGGCTGGCGAGCCAGATCGACCAGATCATCGGGTTGGCCGAGGCGGGTAGAGGGAACGACCTGCCGTCGATCAGGAACACGTTTTGGAGTGCCTACAACGGCGTCAACGAGTGGCTCGGCTACTCCCGCGGTCGTAGTCAGGCCACCTGGCTCGACTCCCTCTGGTTCGGGGACGGGGCGGCAGTGAACAAGACCGCATTGGAGATCGCCATCGAGATGGCCGCGTGA
- a CDS encoding transposase: protein MLGFQDECWWTRLAQPDLFAWTTSGPLRLGGNARDPKGGGPEALACYGVLRADTGGMMLRFCDGRPVSATTEAFLGWVCEVLATEGKAVLALVWDNAAWHVSRRVRRWVEAHNRRVRRAKAGCRIRVCGLPVKAPWLNPIEPKWVHGKRAIVEPDRKLTAAEVRQRACNYYGCTLHPTLPKPQP from the coding sequence GTGCTGGGTTTTCAAGACGAGTGCTGGTGGACGCGACTGGCCCAGCCCGATCTGTTCGCCTGGACGACCTCCGGCCCGCTCCGGCTCGGGGGCAACGCCCGGGATCCGAAGGGCGGCGGGCCAGAGGCGCTGGCGTGCTATGGGGTGCTGCGGGCCGACACGGGCGGGATGATGCTGCGGTTCTGCGACGGGCGGCCGGTAAGTGCCACCACCGAGGCGTTCCTGGGGTGGGTGTGCGAGGTGCTGGCGACCGAGGGGAAGGCGGTGTTGGCCCTGGTGTGGGACAACGCCGCGTGGCACGTGAGCCGGCGGGTGCGGCGGTGGGTCGAGGCCCACAACCGGCGGGTCCGGCGCGCGAAGGCCGGGTGCCGGATCCGGGTGTGCGGTCTGCCGGTCAAGGCCCCGTGGCTCAATCCGATCGAACCCAAGTGGGTCCACGGCAAGCGGGCCATCGTCGAGCCCGACCGGAAACTGACCGCCGCTGAGGTACGGCAGCGAGCGTGCAACTACTACGGCTGCACGCTCCACCCCACATTGCCAAAACCTCAGCCATGA
- a CDS encoding ISAs1 family transposase: protein MSIPLLAVFADVPDPRRETKNKLHELVDILTLATCAVIAGADGWDQVAAFGRAKQTLFAPYLRLPHGVPSPDTFERVFAKLDPDAFADRFGRWMAAACESTGLVHVAIDGKSARRSTKNTFTGCLHLVEAWAVENRLILGQRSVPEGGHEITTAPDLLGALDLTGAVVTVDAAFCQKELVSQIRTQGGHYVVCVKGNQKGLRGAVAEVFARAGEDAFAGCDMGSAVEDGHEEERYVTVVEDPEGLPSGWADVGAVALVCRERVVNGKPNESTAHYYLTSLRIGAVELAGYIRNHWGIENGLHWCLDIAFREDDSRARAGHAGANLGMIRRVALSLLQRADTKGSIRTRRMKAAWDDQYLLKVLKILTTK from the coding sequence ATGAGTATTCCGCTGCTGGCGGTGTTTGCGGATGTGCCAGACCCGCGCCGCGAAACGAAGAACAAGTTGCATGAGCTGGTGGATATCCTCACGTTGGCCACGTGTGCGGTGATCGCCGGGGCCGACGGGTGGGACCAGGTGGCCGCGTTCGGTCGGGCCAAGCAAACGTTGTTCGCCCCGTACCTGCGGTTGCCCCACGGGGTTCCGAGCCCGGACACGTTCGAGCGCGTGTTCGCCAAGCTGGACCCGGACGCGTTCGCGGACCGGTTCGGGCGCTGGATGGCAGCCGCATGCGAGAGTACCGGCCTGGTGCACGTGGCGATCGATGGTAAGAGCGCCCGGCGGTCCACCAAGAACACGTTCACCGGGTGCTTGCATCTGGTCGAGGCGTGGGCCGTGGAGAACCGGTTGATCCTGGGCCAGCGGTCCGTGCCCGAGGGCGGACACGAGATCACCACGGCCCCAGATCTGTTGGGCGCCCTGGATCTGACGGGCGCGGTGGTGACCGTCGACGCGGCCTTTTGCCAGAAGGAGTTGGTGTCCCAGATCCGCACCCAGGGCGGGCATTACGTGGTGTGCGTGAAGGGGAACCAGAAGGGGTTGCGCGGCGCGGTGGCGGAGGTGTTCGCGCGGGCCGGGGAGGACGCGTTCGCCGGGTGTGACATGGGGTCCGCGGTCGAGGACGGGCACGAGGAAGAGCGGTACGTGACGGTGGTTGAAGATCCGGAAGGGCTACCGAGCGGGTGGGCCGATGTTGGGGCCGTGGCCCTGGTGTGCCGGGAGCGGGTGGTGAACGGGAAGCCGAATGAGAGCACCGCCCATTACTACCTCACCAGCTTGCGGATCGGGGCGGTCGAGCTGGCGGGGTACATCCGCAACCATTGGGGCATTGAGAACGGGCTCCATTGGTGTCTGGACATCGCGTTCCGGGAAGACGACAGCCGGGCTCGGGCCGGACACGCCGGGGCCAACCTGGGCATGATTCGCCGGGTTGCCCTGTCCCTGCTCCAGCGGGCGGACACCAAGGGCAGCATTCGTACTCGACGCATGAAGGCCGCCTGGGACGATCAATACCTGCTCAAAGTGCTTAAGATTCTGACGACTAAATGA
- a CDS encoding transposase yields MARRRRRSGGVARARLELKRLPSYSPQLNVIERFWTLLRRRHPQPTVRHDRRPEALDPQQHLLLTDRPLADPIPHR; encoded by the coding sequence GTGGCACGCCGGCGAAGGCGTTCAGGCGGCGTTGCGCGCGCGCGCCTGGAACTCAAGCGCTTGCCCAGTTACAGTCCGCAACTCAACGTGATCGAGCGGTTCTGGACGTTGCTCCGCCGGCGCCACCCACAACCGACTGTTCGACACGATCGCCGACCTGAAGCACTCGATCCGCAACAGCATCTCCTACTCACCGACCGTCCGCTCGCGGATCCGATCCCTCATCGCTGA
- a CDS encoding alpha/beta hydrolase family protein, with product MNARSWAIGVILATVLASTGCVLCCTKGYEKTLNHGPDLDLPVQCRNEVHVFMMHGLTPTTDCGLNALRMKLGDAGFAKVGMGELCHGGWVKSEIDCIRRTDPDARFVLLGYDLGAATAVSLSRDLTAKGVPVEAVVLLDPMGCLAEPCGSRTLLITSGTCAASVPHSSRVVVGNASHFGLPAHPTTVAMITDLLNDIAAQNCEPPLEVTPDSSAPGTIARRAPNQQPGGEWGFLSDRGPVRAIGTRVSTRPVPSAPAASGAVVQKP from the coding sequence ATGAATGCGCGTTCCTGGGCAATCGGTGTGATCCTGGCAACCGTACTGGCGAGCACCGGGTGCGTGTTGTGCTGCACGAAGGGGTACGAGAAGACGCTGAATCACGGCCCCGACCTCGACCTCCCGGTGCAGTGCCGGAACGAAGTTCACGTGTTCATGATGCACGGCCTCACGCCCACAACGGATTGCGGGTTGAACGCGCTCCGCATGAAGCTCGGGGACGCCGGCTTCGCCAAGGTGGGTATGGGTGAACTGTGCCACGGCGGGTGGGTGAAGTCGGAGATCGACTGCATCCGGCGCACCGACCCTGACGCGCGGTTCGTGCTCCTCGGGTACGACCTCGGGGCCGCGACCGCGGTTTCGCTCTCCCGCGACCTCACCGCGAAGGGGGTTCCCGTCGAGGCCGTCGTGCTGCTCGACCCGATGGGCTGCCTCGCGGAACCGTGCGGCTCCCGCACGCTGCTCATCACGAGCGGAACGTGCGCCGCGAGTGTCCCGCACTCCAGTCGCGTCGTGGTGGGCAACGCCAGCCACTTCGGGCTGCCCGCGCACCCGACAACGGTAGCGATGATTACGGACTTGCTCAACGACATCGCGGCTCAAAACTGCGAACCGCCGCTGGAGGTAACCCCGGACAGCAGCGCCCCCGGCACAATCGCCCGGCGCGCCCCGAATCAACAGCCGGGCGGCGAGTGGGGCTTCCTCTCCGACCGCGGTCCCGTGCGTGCGATCGGTACCCGCGTGAGCACTCGCCCCGTGCCGTCGGCCCCGGCCGCGTCGGGTGCGGTCGTGCAGAAACCGTGA
- a CDS encoding winged helix-turn-helix domain-containing protein, with protein sequence MTEDLAPALRPWVIDGPAACGLDRANWTYPELAEYLFSKRGIRVQKSAMQVFCHKHGIRPYRPTYRFRRGDPVKRAGARDELAALTKGHRPAR encoded by the coding sequence TTGACCGAGGATCTGGCACCGGCCCTGCGCCCGTGGGTCATCGACGGGCCGGCCGCGTGCGGCCTGGATCGGGCCAACTGGACCTACCCCGAACTGGCCGAGTACCTCTTTTCCAAGCGCGGCATCCGGGTGCAGAAGTCGGCCATGCAGGTGTTCTGCCACAAGCACGGGATCCGCCCGTACCGACCCACCTACCGGTTCCGTCGTGGGGATCCCGTCAAGCGAGCCGGCGCGCGCGACGAACTGGCGGCCTTAACAAAGGGGCACAGGCCGGCACGTTAG
- a CDS encoding uroporphyrinogen decarboxylase family protein → MPDSFHDKHLLVRAANGERVERPPVWAMRQAGRWDPEFQKIRAGKTFYEFSADVEASARASLCPRRFGVDAIILFYDITTLPFSMGLPFELQPGAGPVPDRPIRTRADLDRLNPNPQPESYAHVRALLKRVKDELQGDLPVLVFAGAPFTVATYCIGTGKDVDATRRFAAEEPAVWNGLLERLSGATVRFLRTLIADGADAYQLFDSWAGGLSPDEYDRWAHPFHADIIMRATGVPRILFVKEGPYLDRMCDSGAEVISLGSIHDLAAARQKYPNLAFQGNVDEEILRSGTPEQVRDAVEACLRAGGGERHIMNLNHGVDKGTPVANFEAYVNAARAGT, encoded by the coding sequence ATGCCCGATTCATTCCACGACAAGCACCTTCTGGTTCGCGCGGCAAACGGCGAGCGCGTCGAACGGCCCCCGGTGTGGGCCATGCGCCAGGCCGGGCGCTGGGATCCCGAGTTCCAAAAGATCCGCGCCGGCAAAACCTTCTACGAGTTCTCCGCGGACGTTGAGGCCTCGGCCCGCGCGTCGCTGTGCCCGCGCCGGTTCGGTGTGGACGCGATCATCCTCTTCTACGACATCACCACGCTGCCGTTCTCGATGGGACTACCGTTCGAGTTGCAGCCCGGCGCGGGGCCGGTCCCGGACCGCCCGATCCGCACGCGCGCGGACCTCGACCGACTGAACCCCAACCCGCAACCGGAGTCTTACGCCCACGTCCGCGCGCTACTGAAGCGCGTCAAAGACGAGTTGCAAGGCGATTTGCCGGTGCTGGTGTTCGCCGGCGCCCCGTTCACGGTGGCCACGTACTGCATCGGTACGGGCAAGGACGTGGACGCGACCCGGCGTTTCGCCGCGGAAGAACCGGCCGTGTGGAACGGGTTGCTCGAACGGCTCTCGGGAGCCACGGTCCGGTTCCTGCGCACGCTAATCGCCGACGGCGCGGACGCTTACCAGCTCTTCGACTCGTGGGCCGGCGGTCTGTCTCCGGACGAATACGACCGCTGGGCGCACCCGTTCCACGCAGACATCATCATGCGCGCCACGGGCGTCCCGCGCATCCTCTTCGTGAAGGAGGGTCCGTACCTGGACCGGATGTGCGATTCGGGCGCGGAAGTCATTAGTCTGGGGAGCATTCACGACCTCGCCGCCGCGCGCCAGAAGTACCCCAACCTCGCGTTCCAGGGCAACGTCGACGAAGAAATCCTCCGGAGCGGCACCCCGGAACAGGTGCGCGACGCCGTCGAAGCGTGCCTCCGCGCGGGCGGTGGCGAGCGCCACATCATGAACCTGAACCACGGTGTCGATAAGGGCACGCCGGTCGCGAACTTCGAGGCCTACGTGAACGCGGCGCGAGCAGGGACGTAG
- the ubiE gene encoding bifunctional demethylmenaquinone methyltransferase/2-methoxy-6-polyprenyl-1,4-benzoquinol methylase UbiE: MSSQLLDKREVRIRRMFSQIAPWYDFLNHLLSLNIDKQWRDRTARLVPPGPASLGPILDLCTGTGDLALTYDRDARGAVPVIGADFAHEMLVLAAKKADAAGAGGRVKFVEADAQALPFADDTFQLVTNAFGLRNVTDTDRGLAEMVRVTRPGGRVAVLEFSKPRNPVLGRLYGWYFRYVLPLVGQLVSRSGESAYRYLPASVLKFPDYEALADKMRAAGLGEVKFVPFTFGVATLYVGEKPARAGETGPGEPRA; the protein is encoded by the coding sequence GTGTCGTCACAACTGCTCGATAAGCGCGAAGTTCGTATCCGGCGCATGTTCAGTCAAATCGCGCCGTGGTACGACTTCCTGAACCACTTGCTCTCATTGAACATCGACAAGCAGTGGCGCGACCGTACCGCCCGGCTCGTCCCGCCCGGTCCCGCGAGCCTCGGTCCGATCCTCGACCTCTGCACCGGGACGGGCGACCTCGCGCTCACCTACGATCGCGACGCGCGAGGGGCGGTGCCCGTCATCGGGGCCGATTTCGCCCACGAGATGCTGGTTCTCGCGGCGAAGAAGGCCGACGCCGCGGGCGCGGGGGGGCGCGTGAAGTTCGTGGAGGCCGACGCGCAGGCGCTGCCGTTCGCCGACGACACGTTTCAGCTCGTCACGAACGCGTTCGGCCTGCGCAACGTGACCGATACCGATCGAGGGCTGGCCGAAATGGTCCGCGTCACGCGCCCGGGCGGGCGCGTCGCGGTGCTGGAGTTCTCGAAGCCGCGCAACCCGGTCCTGGGCCGGCTCTACGGCTGGTACTTCCGCTACGTGCTCCCGCTCGTCGGCCAGCTCGTCTCGCGCAGCGGCGAAAGCGCGTACCGCTACCTCCCCGCGAGCGTGCTGAAATTCCCGGACTACGAAGCCCTTGCGGACAAAATGCGCGCGGCCGGATTGGGCGAGGTGAAGTTCGTGCCGTTCACCTTCGGGGTCGCGACTCTGTATGTTGGTGAGAAGCCGGCGCGCGCCGGGGAGACCGGGCCTGGTGAACCGCGAGCGTAA